The following proteins are encoded in a genomic region of Zea mays cultivar B73 chromosome 9, Zm-B73-REFERENCE-NAM-5.0, whole genome shotgun sequence:
- the LOC100277551 gene encoding uncharacterized protein LOC100277551, which yields MDRESAMQGSSGGNPGAATQEEWLYPGGWQPEQAVVDGAFLMELLEDAPVADQPPEDVDRLSRVIRSLEAEIDGGGQPPSAVADAGTAEQVLGDVHIGALEDYRLLPYLGSIPSPCVAEAPLELWTEVPAAVGHGMGGWYLDGDGVMVGYEFREQCFYGYNESPHVEQVYSPLWE from the coding sequence ATGGATCGCGAGAGCGCGATGCAGGGCAGCAGTGGTGGCAACCCCGGTGCTGCCACGCAGGAGGAGTGGCTCTACCCTGGCGGCTGGCAGCCGGAGCAAGCTGTCGTGGACGGCGCGTTCCTCATGGAGCTGCTGGAGGACGCGCCGGTGGCGGACCAGCCGCCAGAGGACGTCGACCGGCTAAGCCGCGTCATCCGGTCCCTGGAGGCTGAGATCGATGGAGGTGGGCAGCCGCCCTCGGCGGTGGCAGACGCAGGCACGGCGGAGCAGGTCCTGGGAGACGTCCATATAGGCGCGCTGGAGGACTACCGCCTGCTGCCGTACCTTGGTAGCATCCCCAGCCCCTGCGTGGCCGAGGCGCCGTTGGAGCTCTGGACGGAGGTGCCGGCGGCGGTGGGGCATGGTATGGGCGGTTGGTACCTGGACGGCGACGGCGTCATGGTCGGGTACGAGTTCAGAGAGCAGTGCTTTTACGGCTACAACGAGAGCCCACACGTTGAGCAAGTGTACAGCCCCTTGTGGGAATGA